In the genome of Caenorhabditis elegans chromosome IV, the window AAGAATCGCACCAATCACAACCAGAACAACAAGGCTCACCGTATTGGAATCACGAAGCCAAAGATCTTCCTCTCCATAGAAGGAAGTCGACGCCAAGTTCATCAAGAACCTCCGCTTCGAGGTTAGATATAGATCCGGGGATCTTTCTTTATAATAATCCGAAAATCcctaaaatcaaatttccgttTCAGGTTCTCGACTTCCACAATGTAAAATTCCAAGACTACAACGTTCTGACCGATCAGGAGCTGAGAGAAGGCGTCAAAATCTTCAGCTAATGGCCAACAATTCCACAAGTCTATGTGAAGGGAGAGTTCGTCGGCGGATGTGATATTCTCATTTCAATGCACAAAGATGGAGAGATTTCCGACGAATATGGGGCacaataaatgatttttcatgttaaaaataaaaatttagatgttttttcttgaataaatCATCCACAGATTGTATTATTTATTCAGCAAAAAGTGCTCGGTAGGTTGGTCGAAGACGAGTGAAgggaattaaatttcaataaataaatggggcccatttttacaataaaatcagtgaaaaaagggtaattgataaaaaattcgaaatgtaTCCTTATTTCCACAACTTCTGTTGGTCGAGAATATTAATAGTACCCACGCCGTCAataaggaaattcaaaacgaCAAGAATTCCACCTTGGCAGAAGCTCAACGTACTAGAGAGAGAAAGGGACCGGAGACGTGATCGATACCGACTACTTACACCCTACACGGCCTCCACATATTGGAGTAAAACCCAGtttttataaacaaaaaacatttagatttattccaggaaaaaagagagacaaattattttcaaattcttacaAAACtcttttatgaaaaatgcagaatagttgaaaatttaaaattttcagtgtgcACAGAGCAGCTAACATCACGtagtaattgaaaaatcgaatgaaattactgtttcatctAGTTAATAAATATTGCCAACCTTTctaaatgatattttttcgattccTTGAAATTGCTTTGGTAATTGaaacttggatttttcaaaattaattctcACATTTTACGTTTCTAATCGATATTTCCAGTTTGCTGatggaaattatttgaaaatcattatTGAGCCGAGGTTGTAGTTTTGGAcagtttttgttgatattcAGAAGGAAAAAGTTAGACGTAAAAATCTCGACTGACTAATGtaaatagaaattcaaaatttacaatgtGAATATATATTGCGAAGCTTTGAGTGAAACAGCTTTTaatgtaaataatttttaaaaaagtatcaGCTGAAACCTTATTTCATTgattattttcctttttcgcaaaaatagaaaccaaatatttaatttgtaAAGTTTCTACTGTTTCATTGACTCTTTATAGTTCACGTTCACGATCAGAGGATTGATTATTACAATTTATCATCTGAGACTTATTTTGTAGttgaagcatttttttaactggcgaaaatattttaaaaacggtgatttctgcattttggctaacctgaaaattcaaaaaatccctaaaattgTCTTCAGACCTCAAAATGTCTTCGGCTTTATTTTTAACTTGGCGATTGTGCTTGAAATAGGCGTAAGACAGGCAAACGGGCCTGCATACCCAGGAAGTCTCCAATATATTATTATACCGCAATATTTTGACGTACATGTACTTGAggtttttcttccatttttttgaattccatatcctactttttcaaatcacatttttttgctgtttcaaatatttgattttcaaaatttgcatcaaTGACACATTTGGTATGGAAAAGCAACTATTGTTTCAGTACATGAATAACTTGGgcgatattttcattttattaataggttttttacttatttgtttttctattcaaaaatatacagtGAAACATATGCAaactggaaaactgaaaacctgCCTTCaactgttgaaaatttatttctagttgaaaaataaattcgatgAAACTGTGAATAtttataattagaaaaaaaaatttctttttcaatgaatacaattgtatttaaaatgttgaatacAGCTTTTAAACGTTTTTACAATACTTTAttgatgttttaatttttaaaaaaatcggtcATTCTCAGGCTTAGGGAAATGATTTTCTAATccttgtaaaaatgaaaacagtattaaaataaacattcgcgtgtggattaaaattaaaaaggtagtgttaaataattaaaaatcattttggggggaacgaaacccataagtaccaAAAAAGCTACAATTTCATGAGTTAAATGAAATGGAGTTAAATAACGCTTTGATTTGACTTACTTGATGCTTCAATAAACCACattcaaatgaaatattttaggaCAAAGATTAAAGAACAGTTTGATGAAAAACTACACCCAAGGCTGCCTTCAGGGCAAAGGTCCGTGACCTCTCGGCCTATTTGAATTGCTAATAGAAATACATGAGCTCTGAGAatcgtaaaaattgaaatagtgtgatttactttttgacagtttcaCGGTGTCCATAATGTGTACAACGTTTATTCCATTTTGGTCCTACTATCGGTCTATTTCGATTATCGGTCTATTCTCTTATTTCACAGTCTGCACTATAGGCACCGTCcactttcgaaaaattttaatattacaAATTCTGTTTGTTGTTAGTGAATATAATTCTAAATGAGAGACAAAGAAACAagcaaattgtttttgtttaaatggATAAAAATTTAACAGCTCAATGAAACAGACACAAAataagtgattttttttttcgaattgcgtatttaatttttcaactttaaatttttaatttatgataTAGTAAGTCAACCTATAAAGAAGTGAGTATAACATATTTGATTTCAATATACATATTTATCAAGTATGTGAAACATGTATCGTCCTACATACCGCGCAACGTGGACAACAGTTGTAtcacatctgaaaatattttgacgtAGAGGAAGATCTATGTTTTGTAATACATCCAGTATTATTAGTActagtgtagtttgtagtctattaCATCATAAAAGTACACACTGAACCTACCAAGCTACCCTTCTTTTGTTCATTCTCTTATCTAAAGATATagcgaat includes:
- the T06A10.2 gene encoding uncharacterized protein (Confirmed by transcript evidence) yields the protein MEVEESHQSQPEQQGSPYWNHEAKDLPLHRRKSTPSSSRTSASRFSTSTM